A section of the Candidatus Omnitrophota bacterium genome encodes:
- the rpsO gene encoding 30S ribosomal protein S15 — MSLLKDNKKKLIEKFKLHSADTGSSQVQIAILTERISFLSEHLKRHKKDHNSRRGLLKLVSRRRRLLDYLKKDAPRRYEEIIDKLKLRK, encoded by the coding sequence TTGTCGCTGCTTAAGGATAATAAGAAAAAACTAATCGAAAAATTTAAACTGCATTCTGCTGATACGGGTTCTTCGCAGGTTCAGATTGCCATTCTTACAGAAAGGATTAGCTTTTTGAGTGAGCATTTGAAGCGTCATAAAAAAGACCATAATTCGCGAAGAGGACTTCTGAAACTAGTAAGCAGACGTCGTCGCCTATTGGACTATCTTAAGAAGGATGCACCACGCAGATATGAAGAAATAATAGATAAATTGAAATTGCGTAAATAA
- the pnp gene encoding polyribonucleotide nucleotidyltransferase, with the protein MQTEDVKVKFAKEDLILETGELAKQANGSVLVRYGGTVVLVSVCCSKQPREGIDFLPLFVEYQEKTYAAGRIPGGFFKREGRPSENEILISRLIDRPLRPLFDKNIRNEIQIVAVVLSSDGSNDPDILSVIGASCAVSISGIPFAGPVGACRVGFIESDFVLNPTYEELEKSSLNLVVAASREGIIMLEADAKEETDETVFAAIEFALSHIPKVIDLQEELIKKVKKPALELALSKAYKDLLSGIDDAFKERIKKSALIANKDEYEKCTKEIVEELVEKLSTDTEKPEVSGVKDAVAEMQEQGLRNFILKEHKRVDGREFDEVRPITCRVSNLPRTHGSSIFTRGQTQSLAVTTLGTRSDEQMIEALEGKTYESFLLHYSFPPFSVGEVKPMRGPGRREIGHGALARKALAVVMPEKDDFPYTVRVVSEILESNGSSSMATVCAATLSLMDAGVPIKSPVAGVALGLVKEGKTQAILTDISGGEDHFGDMDFKIAGTKNGITALQLDLKIDGVDLALIKDAMEQSRKARTLILDKISQTLDAPRKEISDYAPRIKILQINTEKIGDLIGPGGKVIKKIINSTGVTIDIDDDGRVLIGSDKKENLQAALDTIRMIVEDVEVGKVYAGKVVKITNFGAFCEIAPGKEGLVHVSEISDSYVKNVSDVLKVNDEVKVKVIAIDELGRINLSLKKAKDDK; encoded by the coding sequence ATGCAGACTGAAGATGTTAAAGTAAAATTCGCTAAAGAGGATTTGATTCTAGAAACAGGTGAACTTGCCAAACAGGCAAATGGTTCTGTCTTGGTGCGTTATGGTGGTACTGTTGTCTTGGTAAGTGTCTGTTGTTCAAAACAGCCTAGGGAGGGAATAGATTTTCTTCCTCTATTCGTAGAATACCAAGAAAAGACTTATGCCGCAGGTAGGATTCCAGGAGGCTTTTTTAAACGGGAAGGAAGACCTTCTGAAAATGAAATATTGATTTCGCGACTTATAGATAGGCCGTTGCGGCCATTATTTGATAAAAATATTCGCAATGAAATTCAGATAGTAGCTGTTGTCTTATCAAGCGACGGTTCTAATGATCCTGATATCTTGAGTGTAATTGGTGCATCATGCGCAGTATCTATTTCTGGGATACCTTTTGCCGGACCAGTAGGCGCTTGTCGCGTTGGATTCATAGAGTCAGATTTTGTTCTTAATCCTACTTATGAAGAATTAGAAAAAAGCTCTTTGAATCTTGTTGTTGCTGCTTCCAGAGAGGGTATCATAATGCTTGAGGCAGATGCAAAAGAGGAGACAGATGAGACTGTGTTTGCCGCTATTGAATTTGCCCTTAGCCACATTCCAAAGGTTATTGATTTACAGGAAGAGCTTATAAAAAAGGTAAAGAAGCCGGCTTTAGAGTTAGCCTTAAGCAAGGCATATAAAGATTTGTTATCCGGGATTGATGATGCGTTTAAAGAGAGAATCAAAAAAAGCGCACTGATTGCCAATAAGGATGAATATGAAAAATGCACGAAAGAAATAGTCGAGGAACTTGTTGAAAAGCTCTCTACTGATACTGAAAAGCCAGAGGTCTCAGGCGTTAAAGATGCAGTGGCAGAGATGCAGGAACAAGGCTTACGTAATTTTATATTAAAAGAACATAAAAGGGTTGATGGTAGAGAGTTTGATGAAGTGCGTCCGATAACTTGCCGCGTCTCTAACCTTCCGCGCACGCATGGCTCTAGTATTTTTACTCGAGGCCAGACTCAAAGCCTTGCAGTCACAACATTGGGCACGCGTTCAGATGAGCAGATGATCGAGGCCTTAGAAGGCAAGACCTATGAGTCTTTCCTGCTGCATTATAGTTTTCCTCCATTCAGTGTAGGTGAGGTAAAGCCAATGAGGGGTCCTGGTCGCAGGGAGATAGGGCATGGTGCCTTGGCAAGAAAGGCATTGGCAGTAGTCATGCCGGAAAAAGACGATTTTCCTTATACCGTAAGAGTTGTATCAGAGATACTTGAATCAAATGGTTCTTCAAGTATGGCTACGGTTTGTGCTGCTACCCTTTCACTTATGGATGCTGGTGTTCCAATAAAATCTCCGGTTGCAGGGGTTGCCTTAGGGTTAGTCAAAGAAGGAAAGACGCAAGCAATCCTTACTGATATTTCAGGCGGAGAGGATCATTTCGGGGATATGGATTTTAAGATTGCTGGGACAAAAAATGGCATTACAGCATTACAGCTTGATCTTAAAATTGACGGTGTAGACTTAGCGTTGATAAAGGATGCTATGGAGCAATCTCGTAAGGCTAGGACTTTGATACTTGATAAGATCTCTCAGACGTTAGATGCACCGCGAAAAGAAATATCGGATTATGCCCCACGCATTAAGATTTTACAGATTAACACTGAAAAGATCGGCGATTTGATTGGTCCAGGTGGTAAGGTAATAAAAAAGATAATCAACTCTACAGGTGTAACTATTGATATTGATGACGATGGCAGGGTATTGATTGGCTCTGATAAAAAGGAGAATCTGCAAGCTGCCTTGGATACGATTCGCATGATAGTAGAGGACGTAGAAGTGGGTAAGGTTTACGCTGGGAAAGTTGTGAAGATAACAAATTTTGGTGCCTTTTGTGAAATTGCTCCTGGAAAAGAAGGCCTAGTCCATGTTTCAGAGATCTCTGATAGCTATGTTAAGAACGTCAGCGATGTATTAAAGGTTAATGATGAAGTTAAGGTCAAGGTAATTGCCATTGATGAATTAGGTAGGATAAACCTGAGTTTAAAAAAGGCAAAGGATGATAAATAG
- a CDS encoding DNA translocase FtsK: MINRDRLNEIKALLLLSASLLIFISLVSFTPEDLAFYTSTPNVPAHNLARIFGARIAGTLMFFSGWGSYLFVLFFLLWAKELFQKKSASALRFINILSFFVFLFSVSSFLCIFGPELASSRFLRGGLIGLVFSDFLLRYFGRSGATIILLTLISISFIVAEEMVILPFLLKLGQRLKTFFSNFDLRLFIRRLINALKVSPSKRIVSVAKLRKTTLSPDEVLTSQKISKLEKIQTKINIKQKPRPTVVASLRSKVSKDEINKVFAPAEVEGFAAGEYKLPTLDLLDDPPALSERTLKDDLAANARILEDTLSDFGISARVTDIERGPVITRYELEPAPGIKLQKIVNLNDDIALTMKAQSVRIVAPIPGKARVGIEVPNSSTNLVYFKDVVSDKDFHTADKRLTMAIGKDIAGSPVIADLGEMPHLLIAGTTGSGKTVCVNSLIMSFLYRLSPDEVKFILVDPKMVELAHFNNIPHLLCPVVTAANKVSGALNWLVGEMERRYKLLAEVGVRNIEYFNKREDSEKLPFIIVIIDELADLMSVAANHIENAITRLAQLSRAVGIHLILATQRPSVDVVTGVIKANFPARISFKVASKVDSRTVLDRNGADKLLGRGDLLFLQPGDSKLIRAQGCLIKDSEIERVTEFIRRQGEPRYDSEVLKGTDKSRARFAQKDELFDEAVRMVIESNQASVSILQRRMRLGYTRAARLIDSMEEEGIIGSFQGSKPREILVDRESWLEKSDTKEEKYD; encoded by the coding sequence ATGATAAATAGGGACCGCCTAAATGAAATAAAAGCGCTTCTCTTACTTAGCGCGAGCCTTCTAATTTTTATTTCTTTGGTTTCTTTTACGCCTGAGGATTTAGCCTTTTACACCTCCACTCCTAATGTACCCGCCCATAATCTTGCCCGGATTTTTGGTGCCAGGATTGCTGGAACCTTAATGTTTTTCTCTGGTTGGGGCTCGTATCTATTTGTGCTTTTCTTTCTTCTCTGGGCAAAGGAGTTATTCCAGAAGAAAAGCGCAAGCGCACTAAGATTTATTAATATCCTGAGTTTTTTTGTTTTTCTCTTTTCTGTCTCCAGCTTTCTTTGCATTTTTGGTCCTGAATTGGCAAGTAGTCGATTCTTGCGCGGCGGGCTTATCGGCCTGGTTTTTTCCGATTTCCTGTTAAGATATTTTGGTAGGTCAGGAGCAACTATAATACTTTTAACCTTAATTAGCATCTCTTTTATTGTGGCTGAAGAGATGGTAATCTTGCCGTTTTTACTAAAACTAGGCCAGAGGCTGAAAACATTCTTTTCAAATTTTGATCTTAGATTATTTATTCGAAGATTGATCAATGCATTAAAGGTTTCCCCTTCAAAAAGAATAGTTTCAGTTGCTAAATTAAGGAAAACCACCCTCAGTCCAGACGAAGTCCTCACTTCCCAAAAAATCTCTAAATTAGAAAAAATCCAAACAAAGATTAATATTAAACAAAAGCCAAGACCTACAGTCGTAGCCTCTTTACGCTCTAAGGTCTCTAAAGATGAAATAAATAAAGTATTTGCTCCTGCAGAGGTTGAGGGTTTTGCAGCGGGTGAATATAAATTACCAACCCTTGATCTTTTGGATGATCCACCCGCCCTTAGCGAGCGGACGCTAAAAGATGATTTAGCTGCCAATGCACGTATTTTAGAAGATACATTATCAGATTTTGGCATTAGTGCACGTGTTACAGATATTGAACGCGGCCCTGTTATTACTAGATATGAATTAGAGCCTGCCCCTGGTATAAAATTGCAAAAGATAGTCAATCTCAATGATGATATTGCCTTGACAATGAAGGCTCAAAGCGTAAGAATAGTTGCACCAATTCCTGGTAAGGCAAGGGTGGGAATAGAGGTGCCTAATTCGTCTACTAATTTAGTTTATTTCAAGGATGTTGTTTCAGATAAGGATTTTCATACTGCTGATAAAAGATTAACTATGGCGATTGGCAAGGACATTGCGGGTAGCCCAGTTATTGCTGATTTAGGTGAGATGCCGCATCTTTTAATTGCCGGAACCACAGGTAGTGGTAAGACCGTATGTGTAAACTCGTTGATTATGTCTTTTCTTTATCGGCTCAGCCCAGATGAAGTTAAATTTATTTTAGTAGATCCAAAGATGGTAGAATTAGCCCATTTTAATAACATACCTCATCTGCTTTGTCCTGTTGTTACTGCTGCTAATAAGGTTTCTGGTGCGCTTAACTGGTTGGTAGGAGAAATGGAGAGGCGCTATAAGCTTCTGGCAGAGGTAGGGGTGAGAAATATTGAATATTTTAATAAGCGTGAAGACTCTGAAAAGCTGCCATTTATTATAGTAATTATTGATGAACTTGCTGATCTTATGTCTGTTGCTGCAAACCATATTGAAAATGCAATAACCCGTCTAGCGCAGCTCTCACGCGCTGTTGGAATACACTTGATTTTAGCTACTCAAAGACCATCAGTGGATGTTGTTACTGGGGTTATCAAGGCTAATTTTCCTGCCCGCATTTCTTTTAAAGTAGCTTCGAAGGTTGATTCCAGGACAGTGCTTGACAGAAACGGTGCGGATAAACTTTTAGGTAGAGGCGATTTGCTTTTTCTTCAACCTGGCGATTCAAAATTGATTCGGGCTCAAGGCTGTCTCATAAAAGATAGTGAGATTGAGCGCGTCACAGAGTTTATAAGGAGACAAGGAGAGCCGCGTTATGATAGTGAGGTTCTAAAAGGAACAGATAAGTCAAGGGCTCGCTTTGCCCAGAAAGATGAACTGTTTGATGAGGCTGTAAGGATGGTTATAGAAAGCAACCAGGCCTCTGTCTCAATACTTCAGAGACGAATGCGTTTAGGTTATACGCGGGCAGCACGTTTAATTGATTCTATGGAAGAAGAGGGCATTATAGGGTCTTTCCAAGGCAGCAAACCCAGAGAGATACTTGTGGATAGAGAATCCTGGTTAGAAAAATCTGATACAAAAGAGGAAAAGTATGATTGA
- a CDS encoding DUF4115 domain-containing protein, whose amino-acid sequence MIDALGKIFKDARRGKGLSIGQVCKKTKVNHNIISAIEEDNFEALNPVYMKSFIKIYARFLGLDAEEVISKYCEYMQLEPEKHLLREKLKKDESKLEPLESKSLRTLIDEGILRDISKLFRGKKKFFITILFILISVVLLNYLFFARIKKAPIKSVGLKEKIVKDSKLTKQSIVKFKDSLRLSVRAKKDCWMRVRVDGKLIFQTTLKKGEVESWQAKEKIELKLGNPAGVDLELNGELLEQFGRRSSKSRYATITKEGIKIAR is encoded by the coding sequence ATGATTGATGCTCTAGGCAAGATATTTAAGGATGCCCGTAGGGGGAAAGGCCTCTCTATTGGTCAGGTTTGCAAAAAGACCAAGGTCAATCACAATATTATTTCAGCGATTGAAGAAGATAATTTCGAGGCCTTAAATCCTGTTTACATGAAAAGCTTCATAAAGATTTATGCTAGATTTTTAGGCTTGGATGCTGAAGAGGTCATCAGTAAATATTGTGAATATATGCAATTAGAGCCTGAGAAACACCTCTTGCGAGAAAAACTTAAAAAGGACGAGAGCAAGCTTGAACCTTTAGAGAGTAAATCTTTAAGGACGCTCATTGATGAAGGGATTTTAAGGGACATTTCAAAACTGTTTAGAGGAAAGAAAAAATTTTTTATTACTATTTTATTTATTTTAATTAGCGTAGTTTTATTAAATTATTTATTTTTTGCAAGAATTAAAAAAGCTCCGATTAAGTCTGTAGGGCTAAAGGAGAAAATAGTTAAAGATAGCAAGCTTACTAAGCAGAGCATAGTTAAGTTTAAAGATTCTTTAAGGCTATCTGTGCGTGCTAAAAAAGATTGCTGGATGCGAGTTAGGGTTGATGGTAAGTTAATCTTCCAGACTACTCTTAAGAAAGGCGAAGTTGAGAGCTGGCAGGCAAAAGAGAAGATTGAGCTAAAGCTGGGTAATCCGGCTGGCGTAGACCTGGAGTTGAATGGAGAGCTCTTAGAGCAATTTGGCAGGCGTAGCTCCAAATCGCGTTATGCAACAATAACAAAGGAAGGCATAAAAATTGCTAGATGA
- the rimO gene encoding 30S ribosomal protein S12 methylthiotransferase RimO has protein sequence MSTKTKVGILSLGCPRNIVDSEGITSRLYLKNFQIVDINQAEIAIINTCAFLKEAVEESIDKILDLVELKKQGRLRKIIVSGCLPSRYKSQLIHSLPEIDAFIGPQKLSEKNTPILRLTPKHYSYVKITEGCLNKCSFCIIPKLKGKFASRSIESILEEIQSIDINGKKEIDIIGQDISQYGLDLYKEYALDRLLANICKKLKYIKWIRLLYLHPSHITDELIRVVAGEKAICKYIDLPLQHINDVILKRMNRQISKRQIINLIENIRKEIPDVAIRTSFIIGFPGETDKQFKELLKFIEEMRFERLGVFLYSREEDTPAYHFKEQIPEKVKRRRFDELMGLQQSVASSLCRESLNTTCDVIIDEKCKDDPDTYLGRTSQDAPEVDGVVYVKAKDLKIGDIVSVRITDSLEYDLIGEVV, from the coding sequence ATGAGTACAAAGACAAAGGTTGGAATCTTAAGTTTAGGTTGCCCGCGAAATATTGTAGATTCGGAAGGTATCACAAGCCGCCTTTATTTAAAAAATTTTCAAATAGTTGATATAAATCAAGCTGAAATAGCAATTATTAATACTTGCGCATTTTTAAAAGAAGCAGTAGAAGAATCAATTGACAAGATCCTAGATTTAGTCGAGCTTAAAAAACAAGGCAGATTACGTAAGATTATAGTTTCCGGTTGCCTTCCGAGTCGTTATAAATCTCAACTGATCCACTCCTTGCCAGAAATAGATGCCTTCATCGGTCCCCAGAAGCTGTCAGAAAAAAATACACCAATCTTAAGACTTACACCCAAGCACTATAGTTATGTTAAGATTACCGAAGGCTGTTTAAATAAATGTAGTTTTTGTATTATCCCCAAGCTAAAGGGGAAATTTGCCAGCCGTTCTATAGAATCAATTCTAGAAGAAATCCAATCCATTGATATAAATGGAAAAAAAGAGATAGATATCATAGGCCAAGATATAAGTCAATACGGACTTGATCTTTATAAAGAATATGCGCTTGATCGCTTATTAGCGAATATTTGCAAAAAACTAAAGTATATAAAATGGATTCGACTTCTCTATTTACATCCATCTCACATAACAGATGAACTTATTAGAGTTGTAGCGGGAGAGAAGGCTATTTGTAAGTATATAGATTTGCCACTACAGCACATTAATGATGTTATCCTTAAAAGAATGAACAGGCAAATTTCCAAGCGCCAAATCATTAATTTGATTGAAAATATTAGAAAAGAGATTCCCGATGTCGCCATTAGGACATCTTTTATTATTGGTTTTCCGGGTGAGACTGATAAACAATTCAAGGAACTTCTGAAATTTATAGAAGAGATGCGTTTTGAACGTTTGGGGGTGTTTCTTTATTCCCGAGAAGAAGACACGCCTGCCTATCATTTCAAAGAACAGATTCCTGAAAAGGTAAAACGCAGGCGTTTTGATGAACTTATGGGTTTACAGCAATCTGTTGCTAGTAGTTTATGTAGAGAATCTCTCAATACGACTTGCGATGTAATAATTGATGAAAAATGCAAGGATGACCCAGATACTTATTTAGGCAGAACCAGTCAGGACGCACCTGAAGTGGACGGTGTTGTTTATGTTAAGGCTAAGGATTTAAAAATCGGTGATATTGTGTCGGTCAGAATTACAGACAGTCTAGAGTATGATTTGATAGGAGAGGTAGTTTGA
- the pgsA gene encoding CDP-diacylglycerol--glycerol-3-phosphate 3-phosphatidyltransferase — protein MNIANKLTLTRIGLTFVFMFFLFLPGLIFKSLALSIFCLACLSDYLDGFLARRHNVISNFGIIMDPIADKILVLASFLSFVEMKLIPAWMVVIVILREFLITGLRIFALSKGRALKAERAGKHKTMSQMFTIFVILLFLIVKEIGLKYALWNDLIQSRAIAFITLLMMLTVIFTATSGISFLLGNRHLILRDNT, from the coding sequence TTGAATATTGCCAATAAACTTACATTAACTCGTATAGGACTTACGTTTGTATTTATGTTTTTTCTTTTTCTGCCGGGTTTAATCTTTAAGTCCTTGGCCTTATCGATTTTTTGCCTTGCATGTCTTTCAGATTATCTAGATGGATTTTTGGCCAGAAGACACAATGTGATTTCAAACTTCGGAATTATTATGGATCCGATTGCTGATAAGATTTTAGTTTTAGCATCATTTTTATCTTTTGTAGAGATGAAGTTGATTCCTGCCTGGATGGTGGTTATTGTGATCTTAAGAGAGTTTTTGATTACGGGCTTGAGAATATTTGCCTTAAGTAAAGGTAGGGCCTTGAAGGCAGAGCGGGCAGGAAAACATAAAACCATGTCTCAGATGTTCACGATATTTGTAATCTTATTGTTTTTAATTGTTAAGGAGATAGGTTTAAAGTACGCTCTCTGGAATGATTTGATTCAGTCTAGGGCAATAGCGTTTATTACATTACTTATGATGCTAACAGTAATTTTTACAGCAACTAGTGGCATAAGCTTTCTTTTGGGCAATAGGCATTTAATCCTAAGGGACAACACTTGA
- a CDS encoding phosphatidylglycerophosphatase A, with protein sequence MNEKLIKLLATFFGAGLLPLIEGTWGSLAGIIVYFLFLKGNSIIHLCFFLIITVVGFAVCAPAERIFKKKDAGAIVIDEVAGISLSLLFIPPKPLYILIGFFLFRLYDTIKPPPTHSIEKLSGSYGIMGDDLIAGVYTNISLHIIIFVLSFSGVLS encoded by the coding sequence ATGAATGAAAAATTGATTAAGCTACTTGCAACTTTTTTCGGGGCAGGCCTTCTTCCTCTGATTGAGGGTACCTGGGGTTCATTGGCCGGGATTATAGTTTATTTCTTATTTTTAAAGGGAAATAGCATTATTCATTTATGCTTTTTCTTGATAATCACTGTTGTTGGTTTTGCGGTATGTGCTCCGGCTGAAAGGATTTTTAAAAAAAAGGATGCCGGAGCTATTGTTATTGATGAAGTAGCAGGTATTTCACTTTCACTTCTTTTTATCCCTCCTAAACCATTATATATATTAATAGGTTTTTTTCTCTTTCGCTTATATGATACGATTAAGCCTCCTCCCACGCATTCTATTGAAAAACTTTCCGGCTCATACGGGATAATGGGTGATGATTTAATTGCAGGCGTTTATACCAACATCTCTCTGCATATAATAATCTTTGTTTTGAGTTTTTCAGGAGTGTTATCCTAG